One window of Solwaraspora sp. WMMA2056 genomic DNA carries:
- a CDS encoding GNAT family N-acetyltransferase codes for MDITITPLDPADPTTVDQAYGIKAASVHVPDMPPSPRQWFEATIGFQRKDERIDHALAYLDGVPVGLIKIEYPLLDNLDNAGLDIQVLPEYRRRGVGRALYAYGVAQVRAAGRTRIMGHSPDTMPGGVVRDPAPTAFAQSLGAKSALVDVRRRLDIDTVDAAALDALLADSLPRAAGYELLTWAGEVPDAHLDDIAYLDGRLVTDAPMGDLQWEAEQVDAARIREFEAFRRAQGVRGYHVVARHVDSGRIVAWTHITCPATPDWHAIQQITIVDPDHRGHRLGLIVKIENLRLVTRHEPALRVIDTWNADSNRHMIAINEAIGYRAVDIWQNWQQTI; via the coding sequence ATGGACATCACCATCACCCCGCTGGATCCCGCCGATCCGACCACCGTCGATCAGGCGTACGGGATCAAGGCCGCCTCGGTTCACGTACCGGACATGCCGCCATCACCCCGCCAGTGGTTCGAGGCCACCATCGGCTTCCAGCGCAAGGACGAACGGATCGACCATGCCCTCGCGTACCTCGACGGCGTCCCGGTCGGGCTGATCAAGATCGAGTACCCGCTGCTGGACAACCTGGACAATGCCGGCCTGGACATCCAGGTGCTGCCCGAATACCGACGGCGCGGCGTGGGGCGGGCACTGTACGCGTACGGGGTGGCGCAGGTCCGCGCCGCCGGCCGGACCCGGATCATGGGGCACTCGCCGGACACCATGCCGGGCGGTGTGGTCCGGGACCCGGCGCCGACCGCCTTCGCGCAGTCGCTGGGTGCCAAGTCCGCACTGGTCGATGTCCGTCGCCGACTCGACATCGACACGGTCGACGCCGCCGCGCTCGACGCGCTGCTCGCCGACAGCCTGCCACGGGCCGCCGGCTACGAACTGCTCACCTGGGCCGGCGAGGTCCCCGACGCCCACCTCGACGACATCGCCTACCTCGACGGCCGGCTGGTCACCGACGCGCCAATGGGCGACCTGCAATGGGAGGCCGAGCAGGTCGACGCCGCCCGGATCCGCGAGTTCGAGGCGTTCCGCCGCGCCCAGGGCGTCCGGGGCTACCACGTCGTCGCCCGGCACGTCGACAGCGGGCGGATCGTCGCCTGGACCCACATCACCTGTCCGGCCACGCCCGACTGGCACGCCATCCAGCAGATCACCATCGTCGACCCGGACCATCGCGGCCACCGGCTCGGGCTGATCGTCAAGATCGAGAACCTGCGGCTGGTGACGCGGCACGAGCCGGCGCTGCGGGTCATCGACACCTGGAACGCCGACAGCAACCGCCACATGATCGCCATCAACGAGGCGATCGGCTACCGGGCCGTCGACATCTGGCAGAACTGGCAGCAGACCATCTGA
- a CDS encoding M28 family peptidase: protein MTIISAAALRTHISELTRRGPRHHTNPAATGPVLDYLTGRLSDSGHRVVVERYGDAPHQVNLIADAGRPADGPIVEVCAHWDTVAGSPGADDNASGVAGLLEVARVLAADPPARRPRFCLFGGEEDDVPFTGSRAHVARLGSDGVPVAGAVVLEMIGYRDATVGSQRIPAGLGDMLGDVDGLDRGDFVAVVGSIESSQWLAAFQAAGWVQEPSLPVVPLPVPRRQGGDVARSDHVPYWDAGLLAVMVSDTADFRNPHYHRPTDTLDTLDLGFAAAVATAVADAVRTLSR, encoded by the coding sequence GTGACGATCATCAGCGCTGCGGCGCTGCGTACCCACATCTCGGAGCTGACCCGGCGCGGGCCGCGACATCACACCAACCCGGCCGCGACCGGCCCGGTCCTCGACTACCTGACCGGGCGTCTGTCGGATTCCGGTCACCGGGTGGTCGTCGAGCGGTACGGCGACGCCCCGCACCAGGTCAACCTGATCGCCGACGCGGGCCGGCCGGCCGACGGGCCGATCGTCGAGGTCTGTGCCCACTGGGACACGGTGGCCGGCAGCCCGGGAGCCGACGACAACGCCAGCGGGGTGGCCGGGCTGCTGGAGGTCGCCCGGGTGCTGGCCGCCGACCCGCCGGCCCGGCGACCCCGGTTCTGCCTGTTCGGCGGCGAGGAGGACGACGTGCCGTTCACCGGCAGCCGGGCGCACGTCGCCCGGCTGGGCAGCGACGGCGTACCGGTCGCCGGGGCGGTCGTGCTGGAGATGATCGGCTACCGCGACGCCACTGTGGGCAGTCAGCGGATCCCGGCCGGGCTGGGCGACATGCTGGGCGACGTCGACGGGCTCGACCGGGGCGACTTCGTCGCCGTGGTCGGCAGCATCGAGTCCAGCCAGTGGTTGGCCGCCTTCCAGGCGGCCGGCTGGGTCCAGGAGCCGTCGCTGCCGGTGGTGCCGCTGCCGGTGCCCCGGCGGCAGGGCGGCGACGTCGCCCGCAGCGACCACGTGCCGTACTGGGACGCCGGGCTGCTCGCCGTGATGGTCAGCGACACCGCCGACTTCCGCAACCCGCACTACCACCGGCCGACCGACACCCTGGACACCCTCGACCTGGGTTTCGCGGCGGCGGTGGCGACGGCGGTCGCCGACGCGGTACGCACGCTGTCGCGCTGA
- the thrC gene encoding threonine synthase yields the protein MTSLIDATTSSDSATVSSASPARALVCRGCGTEYPLAAQHACYECFGPLEVAYDPAAIARVTRADIEAGPANIWRYAPLLPAGQDPATRVSLDPGFTPLVPAAALAAELGITGPLWVKDDSANPTHSFKDRVVSVALTAARTLGFSRFACASTGNLANSVAAHAARAGVPSIVFIPGDLEPGKIVTTAVYGGELVAIDGSYDDVNRLCSELVETDEFADTAFVNVNVRPYYAEGSKTLGYEVAEQLGWRIPEQVVIPMASGELLTKVDKAFAELVEIGLVEAPANGWRVFGAQSAGCNPIATALHRDTDAIVPVKPTGIAKSLNIGDPAAGLYALEAVRRTGGWMDYADDDEIRAGIRLLARTTGVFAETAGGVTTAVLKKLVDSGRLDPAAETVVYNTGEGLKTIDAVAGLVGPTHRVKPSLRSVREAGLLG from the coding sequence ATGACGTCGCTGATCGACGCAACCACCAGTTCCGACTCGGCTACCGTCAGCTCCGCCAGCCCGGCGCGGGCGTTGGTCTGCCGTGGCTGCGGCACCGAGTATCCGCTCGCCGCGCAGCACGCGTGTTACGAGTGTTTCGGGCCGCTGGAGGTCGCTTACGACCCGGCGGCCATCGCCCGCGTCACCCGGGCCGACATCGAGGCGGGCCCGGCCAACATCTGGCGGTACGCCCCGCTGCTGCCCGCCGGGCAGGACCCGGCCACCCGGGTCAGCCTGGACCCCGGGTTCACCCCGCTGGTCCCGGCCGCCGCGCTCGCCGCCGAGCTGGGCATCACCGGGCCGCTGTGGGTCAAGGACGACAGCGCCAACCCGACCCACTCGTTCAAGGACCGGGTCGTCTCGGTCGCCCTCACCGCCGCCCGTACGCTCGGTTTCTCCCGGTTCGCCTGCGCCTCGACCGGCAACCTGGCCAACTCGGTGGCCGCCCACGCGGCCCGCGCCGGCGTGCCGTCGATCGTCTTCATCCCCGGTGACCTGGAGCCCGGCAAGATCGTCACCACCGCCGTGTACGGCGGGGAGCTGGTCGCGATCGACGGCTCCTACGACGACGTGAACCGGCTCTGCAGTGAGCTGGTGGAGACCGACGAGTTCGCCGACACCGCGTTCGTCAACGTCAACGTGCGGCCGTACTACGCCGAGGGGTCGAAGACTCTCGGTTACGAGGTGGCCGAGCAGCTCGGCTGGCGGATCCCCGAGCAGGTGGTGATCCCGATGGCCAGCGGTGAGCTGCTCACCAAGGTCGACAAGGCGTTCGCCGAGCTGGTCGAGATCGGCCTGGTCGAGGCGCCGGCCAACGGCTGGCGGGTGTTCGGCGCCCAGTCGGCCGGCTGCAACCCGATCGCCACCGCGCTGCACCGGGACACCGACGCGATCGTGCCGGTGAAGCCGACCGGGATCGCCAAGTCGCTCAACATCGGCGACCCGGCGGCCGGGCTGTACGCGCTCGAGGCGGTCCGGCGGACCGGCGGCTGGATGGACTACGCCGACGACGACGAGATCCGCGCCGGGATCCGGCTGCTGGCCCGGACCACCGGGGTCTTCGCCGAGACCGCCGGCGGGGTGACCACGGCGGTGCTGAAGAAGCTGGTTGACTCCGGTCGGCTCGACCCGGCAGCGGAGACGGTCGTCTACAACACCGGTGAGGGTCTGAAGACGATCGACGCGGTGGCCGGACTGGTCGGGCCGACGCACCGGGTCAAGCCGTCGTTGCGCTCAGTCCGCGAGGCGGGACTCCTCGGCTGA
- the paaN gene encoding phenylacetic acid degradation protein PaaN, with protein MTETPHPLYVTHADTLARALTAITERDYWSAYPESPSPRIYGEHAADEGATAFRGYLGQDFPLDQASATGGPVATERSPFGVELGVRYPRPDVDQLIAAARAALPDWRDAGPRTRAGVCLEILARLHAHSFELANAVQFTTGQAFVMAFQAGATHAFDRALEAVAYAYAEMTRHPDTADWSKPAGRGEPLRMTKTYHVVPRGVALVIGCRTFPTWNSYPGLFASLVTGNPVVVKPHPGAVLPLAITVRYARQVLAEAGFDPDLVQLAAEAPDERLATVLATHPQVRIVDFTGSTEYGDWLEANARQASVYTEKAGVNTVVVDSTADFAGMCRNLAFSLSLYSGQMCTTPQNILVPADGIDTDQGHKSLDEVAAGIATAIGKLTGDPGRAVEIIGAIGDDGVLQRLADAAKLGEPVLESRELAHPAHPDAVVRTPLLVKLDAAAEETYGREWFGPVAFVVATASTAQSIEIFRRTVGTRGGLTAGVHSTDERVLDEVEAAAVDVGVHLSTNLTGGVFVNQSAAFSDFHATGANAAGNAALTDGAYVAGRFRIVQSRRHR; from the coding sequence ATGACGGAGACCCCGCACCCCCTGTACGTCACGCACGCCGACACCCTGGCCCGTGCGTTGACCGCGATCACCGAACGGGACTACTGGTCGGCGTACCCCGAGTCGCCGAGCCCACGGATCTACGGCGAACACGCTGCGGACGAGGGCGCCACCGCGTTCCGTGGCTACCTCGGCCAGGACTTCCCACTGGACCAGGCCAGCGCCACCGGCGGCCCGGTCGCCACCGAGCGCAGCCCGTTCGGCGTCGAACTCGGCGTACGGTATCCGCGCCCCGACGTCGACCAGCTGATCGCCGCCGCCCGCGCGGCGCTGCCCGACTGGCGCGACGCCGGCCCCCGTACCCGGGCCGGGGTCTGCCTGGAGATCCTGGCCCGGCTGCACGCGCACTCCTTCGAGCTGGCCAACGCGGTGCAGTTCACCACCGGCCAGGCGTTCGTGATGGCCTTCCAGGCGGGCGCGACGCACGCCTTCGACCGGGCGCTGGAGGCGGTGGCGTACGCGTACGCCGAAATGACCCGCCACCCGGACACCGCCGACTGGTCCAAGCCGGCCGGTCGGGGCGAACCGCTGCGGATGACCAAGACGTACCACGTGGTGCCGCGCGGCGTCGCCCTGGTGATCGGCTGCCGCACCTTCCCGACCTGGAACTCCTACCCGGGACTGTTCGCCTCCCTGGTCACCGGCAATCCGGTGGTGGTCAAGCCGCACCCGGGCGCGGTGCTGCCGCTGGCGATCACCGTCCGGTACGCCCGACAGGTGCTCGCCGAGGCCGGCTTCGACCCGGACCTGGTGCAGCTGGCGGCCGAGGCGCCGGACGAGCGGCTGGCGACCGTCCTCGCCACCCACCCGCAGGTGCGCATCGTCGACTTCACCGGCTCCACCGAGTACGGCGACTGGCTGGAGGCCAACGCCCGGCAGGCCAGCGTCTACACCGAGAAGGCCGGCGTCAACACGGTCGTCGTCGACTCCACGGCGGACTTCGCCGGCATGTGCCGCAACCTTGCCTTCTCCCTGTCGCTCTACAGCGGACAGATGTGCACCACCCCGCAGAACATCCTGGTGCCCGCCGACGGCATCGACACCGACCAGGGTCACAAGAGCCTGGACGAGGTGGCCGCCGGCATCGCCACCGCGATCGGCAAACTGACCGGCGACCCGGGCCGCGCGGTCGAGATCATCGGGGCGATCGGCGACGACGGCGTACTGCAGCGGCTCGCCGACGCCGCGAAGCTGGGCGAACCGGTCCTGGAGTCGCGCGAGCTCGCCCACCCGGCCCACCCGGACGCGGTGGTCCGTACCCCGCTGCTGGTCAAGCTGGACGCGGCGGCCGAGGAGACCTACGGCCGGGAGTGGTTCGGGCCGGTGGCCTTCGTCGTGGCCACCGCCTCCACCGCGCAGAGCATCGAGATCTTCCGGCGGACCGTCGGCACCCGTGGCGGGCTGACCGCCGGCGTCCACTCGACCGACGAGCGGGTGCTCGACGAGGTCGAGGCGGCGGCGGTCGACGTCGGCGTGCACCTGTCGACGAACCTGACTGGCGGCGTGTTCGTCAACCAGTCGGCGGCCTTCTCCGACTTCCACGCCACCGGCGCCAACGCCGCCGGCAATGCGGCGTTGACCGACGGGGCGTACGTCGCCGGCCGGTTCCGCATCGTCCAGTCCCGCCGGCACCGCTGA